In Segatella copri, the DNA window AATAAAAAGAAAGAACAATGAAAAAGATAAAATTCATAGCATTGGCATTCCTGGCACTGACTCTGGGGTCGTGTATGGGCGACGGTTATGCTGACCCAGACCTGACCGAGAAGGTGCCTGCATCTCCATGGGGCAACAACAGCCTGAGGGAGAAGAATGTGATCAGCATAGCAGATTTGAAGACCCAGTTTGCTACGATTATCAACAGCGACAATGGCTACAAGCAGATTGAGAAAGATATGATGATCAAGGCGGTAGTGACGGGCAATGATGTCAGTGGCAATATCTACAACCAGGTGAGCGTACAGGATGCATCCGGCGCTATCATCATTGCCATCAACGGAAGTGGCCTGTCGGGTTATCTTCCTGTTGGTCAGGAGATTCTCGTAAACCTGAAGGGTCTCTATATCGGAAGTTACAAGAAGTTGCCTCAGATTGGCGGTGTGAATACCAAGCTCTCAGACGGAAGTCTGGGTATGGGCAAGATAGAGCGTGCCGTATGGAACCAGCACTTCAAGATTCTGAACCCTGGCGAGGCTGATGCAACCACGGTAGTGCCAGAGGAGTTTGACCTGACAAAGCTTACTGATGCAGCCTATATGGATGCTAACGTGGGCAAGCTGATGACCCTGAAGAAGGTGAAGTTTGCCTCTGCCAACGGTACTAACGTATGGGCGCCAGATGATACCAATACGAGTCTGGAACTGATTGATGCCGAAACGGGCAAGAAGATCAGCAGCAGCAATCTGGTAGTGCGCAACTCGGGTTATTCTAAGTTTGCCAACGAGGTGGTTCCAAAGGGTGTATTCGATATCACCGGTATCTTCACCCGTTACAATAACACCTGGCAGATTGTGCTTCGCAGCACGGATGACCTGAAGGCATCAGAAACAGGCGGTACATTGGAGAAGCCTTACACTGTGGCTCAGGCACTGGAGAAGATCAATGCCGGTACAGCAGGCGATGCTAAGGTTTATGCTACCGGTATCATCGTAAAGGTGAAAGATGTAGATACAGGCACGTATGGTAACGGTACATTCGTTATCTCTGACGACGGTAAGGATACAGAAGGCAAGACTCTCGAGGTATTCCGTTGCTTCAACATCGATGGTGCAAAGTGGACAGAGGAAACCAAGAAAATCCTTGTACCGGGCAAGAAGGTTGTTGTATCAGGCACCCTGCTTGATTATAACGGCACCAAGGAGATTAAGGGTGGCAATCTCATCTCTATCAAGTAATTACTGATTATCAAAATAGTAACAATATTTAAAAAGACAATAATATGAAAAAGTATATATTTTCAGTTTTGATGGCGGCTATGGCTGCCTTCACATTCAGCAGCTGCGAGGATGTGCCAGAACCTTATACACAGCCTACTCAGCCTGCTGGTCCAGGAACCACAGCAGAGGCTAAGGGTACAGGTACTGCTGCAGACCCATTCAACATTGCCGGTATCATTAAGTATATCGAAGATGGCGGTAGCGCAGATCAGGAAGTTTACACCAAGGGTAAGGTGGTATCAGTTAAGGCAGGCAGCTTTGATGCCAGTTTTGGTAGTTTGAAGTATTATATTTCTGATGATGGTACTACGGCTAACCAATTCTATGTTTACAATGGCTATGCTGGTCCAAATCGCACAAAGTTTTCAGGCGAAGATGCTCTGAAGCCAGGCGATGAGGTTGTTATCTGCGGTAAGGCTAAGAACTACAACGGAACCAACGAATATGATACAGGTAACTATCTTGTATCTCTCAATGGTAAACCAACAAGTGGGTCTACAACCCCTGATACTCCAGCTGACGGTTACATCAACGAAACCTTCAGCAAGAGCTTCGGTTCTTTCACAGCCAAGACCATCAAGGGTACAGCATGGGTCATCGACTCTTACGGCTACGCAAAGGCTACAGGTTACGATTATACCTCTAAGACAACAACTCCATCTGAAAGCTACATTGTTTCTAAGGCTATCGACCTCTCTGCATCCAAAAGCGCGACATTGGAGTTCTCTTACATTCTCCGCTATGTTACAAAAAATGGTGCAGCCGTTGAGGGAGTAAAGAATCAGGTTCTCATCACAGACAATTACACCGGTGACCCAGCTACAACCAAATGGGAAGACATTACAGGCACAATGAAAGAAGGCACAGACTGGGTGACCTGGGAAACCTACAAGCACGATCTCTCAGCCTTCAAGGGCAAGAAGAATGTTGTTATCGCTCTCCACTATGCCTGCGCAGCTTCATCTGGAACATGGGAAGTAAAGAATCTCTCAGTGAAAGAGGCTACAGGAGGAACTCCAGACACTCCATCAAAGCCTGATACTCCTGCTACAAAAGACGGCATTACCATCAACGGCCTGACCGTAACGTTGGCTAATAGCGGTGTAACAGCCGGCGAAAGCCTTAAGATTGATGACGTCAGCGCATTGAAACCTGATGCTACTCCTACAGA includes these proteins:
- a CDS encoding DUF5689 domain-containing protein, yielding MKKIKFIALAFLALTLGSCMGDGYADPDLTEKVPASPWGNNSLREKNVISIADLKTQFATIINSDNGYKQIEKDMMIKAVVTGNDVSGNIYNQVSVQDASGAIIIAINGSGLSGYLPVGQEILVNLKGLYIGSYKKLPQIGGVNTKLSDGSLGMGKIERAVWNQHFKILNPGEADATTVVPEEFDLTKLTDAAYMDANVGKLMTLKKVKFASANGTNVWAPDDTNTSLELIDAETGKKISSSNLVVRNSGYSKFANEVVPKGVFDITGIFTRYNNTWQIVLRSTDDLKASETGGTLEKPYTVAQALEKINAGTAGDAKVYATGIIVKVKDVDTGTYGNGTFVISDDGKDTEGKTLEVFRCFNIDGAKWTEETKKILVPGKKVVVSGTLLDYNGTKEIKGGNLISIK